Proteins encoded by one window of Rhodoligotrophos appendicifer:
- a CDS encoding sensor histidine kinase — protein sequence MEKESRPVPEALLAEAAKEGRGRLKIFLGAAPGVGKTYAMLEAAQRRRADGVDVVIGVVETHGRAETERLTVDLEVLPRAQIPYGGRLLAEMDLDGIIARRPKLALVDELAHTNVPGSRHAKRWQDVEELLAAGIDVYSTLNIQHLESLNDVVARIARVKVRETVPDKVLELAEDIELVDLPPEELIERLRQGKVYIHDQIARAIQNFFSKGNLTALRELAMRVAADRVDAQMAAHMRSHAIPGPWPAQDRVLVCVNEAPVSKALVRAAKRMAERSRTDWIAASVTTAQSEHLPDAAKDAIAETLRLAETLGAEIATINAESHVADEILVFARSRNVSRIVIGRPRPRLFTASFFRETVAEEIIRKAEDFEVTIVSPDPTEARKAVIRAPRPAMERDPKAYLWATLTVVVTGATAMLVNRIFPVESLSLFFLVGVLAVASRFGLWPSIYASVLAFLGYNFFLTEPYYTFEVAHQNVVVTLFLFLLVAIVTGNLAARLRNQAQGQRAIAKRTANLFDFARKVASVASLDDVVWAAVTHVASTMQCSALILMPDASGKLAIVGGMPPEDQLDARDRGAAEWAWDKHEPAGWSSQTLPSASWLFLPMNSAGRVHGLLGVQFGTRHYITTDERRLLGSLVDQVAVAIERTKLAADMEQSRLLAETESLRAALLSSVSHDLRTPLVSIIGAATSLIEADRALGEAGRRVMAETIRDEGERLNRYVQNLLDMTRLGYGALKVSREPVDLSEVVGRALRRLERDLAGHRVVRDLPASLPDVPGDPVLLEQVVTNMLDNAAKYAPPGSEVKVAVAETDDNLVLSISDEGPGIPAADRAHVFDMFFRVRAGDGQPGGTGLGLAIAKGIVDAHGGDIRAEVAKADGHGTRIVMTLPKTAPRRQTPA from the coding sequence ATGGAGAAGGAAAGCCGCCCGGTGCCCGAAGCCCTGCTCGCCGAAGCGGCGAAAGAGGGACGTGGGCGGCTGAAGATCTTCCTTGGGGCGGCCCCGGGCGTCGGCAAGACCTACGCCATGTTGGAAGCCGCCCAGCGCCGCAGGGCCGACGGCGTCGACGTGGTGATCGGCGTCGTCGAGACCCATGGCCGTGCCGAAACCGAGCGCCTCACGGTCGACCTGGAGGTCCTGCCACGGGCGCAGATCCCCTATGGAGGGCGCCTGCTCGCCGAAATGGATCTCGACGGCATCATCGCGCGGCGGCCGAAACTTGCCCTCGTCGATGAACTTGCCCACACAAATGTGCCGGGCAGCCGCCACGCCAAGCGCTGGCAAGACGTCGAGGAACTGCTGGCGGCCGGCATCGACGTCTACTCAACACTGAACATCCAACATCTGGAAAGCCTGAACGACGTCGTCGCGCGGATCGCACGGGTGAAGGTGCGCGAGACGGTCCCGGACAAGGTTCTGGAGCTCGCCGAGGACATCGAGCTGGTCGATCTTCCGCCGGAGGAACTCATCGAGCGGCTGCGCCAGGGCAAGGTCTACATTCATGACCAGATCGCCCGCGCGATCCAGAACTTCTTTTCCAAGGGCAACCTGACGGCGCTGCGCGAACTGGCCATGCGGGTTGCCGCCGACCGCGTCGATGCACAGATGGCCGCCCATATGAGGAGCCACGCCATCCCGGGGCCCTGGCCTGCACAGGACCGCGTCCTCGTCTGCGTCAACGAGGCTCCCGTCTCCAAGGCGCTGGTGAGGGCCGCCAAGCGGATGGCCGAGCGGTCGCGGACGGACTGGATCGCGGCGAGCGTGACGACGGCCCAGTCGGAGCATCTTCCCGACGCGGCCAAGGATGCGATCGCCGAGACATTGCGGCTGGCCGAGACGCTCGGCGCCGAGATCGCGACCATCAATGCCGAGAGCCACGTCGCCGACGAGATCCTCGTATTCGCACGCAGCCGCAACGTCTCCCGGATCGTGATCGGGCGGCCGCGGCCGCGCCTCTTCACGGCCAGTTTCTTCCGCGAGACCGTCGCCGAGGAGATCATCCGCAAGGCGGAGGACTTCGAGGTCACCATCGTCTCCCCTGATCCGACCGAAGCCCGCAAGGCGGTTATCCGGGCGCCGCGCCCGGCCATGGAGCGCGACCCGAAGGCCTATCTCTGGGCAACGCTGACCGTGGTCGTCACCGGCGCGACCGCCATGCTCGTCAACCGCATCTTCCCGGTCGAGAGCCTGTCGCTGTTCTTTCTGGTCGGCGTGCTCGCCGTGGCGAGCCGGTTCGGCCTGTGGCCGTCCATCTATGCCAGCGTGCTTGCCTTTCTCGGCTACAATTTCTTCCTCACCGAGCCCTATTACACGTTCGAGGTCGCCCATCAGAACGTGGTGGTGACGCTTTTCCTGTTCCTCCTGGTCGCGATCGTCACGGGCAATCTGGCGGCCCGTCTGCGCAACCAGGCCCAAGGCCAGAGGGCGATCGCGAAACGGACTGCGAACCTGTTCGACTTCGCCCGCAAGGTGGCAAGCGTGGCCTCACTTGACGACGTGGTCTGGGCGGCCGTCACGCATGTCGCCTCCACCATGCAATGCTCCGCGCTGATCCTGATGCCGGATGCGTCGGGCAAGCTCGCGATCGTCGGTGGCATGCCGCCGGAGGACCAGCTCGACGCGCGGGATCGGGGTGCTGCGGAATGGGCCTGGGACAAGCACGAGCCCGCCGGCTGGTCGTCCCAGACATTGCCCTCGGCCTCATGGCTGTTCCTGCCGATGAACAGTGCCGGCAGGGTGCATGGTCTGCTTGGCGTGCAGTTCGGCACGCGCCATTATATCACGACCGACGAGCGCCGACTGCTGGGTTCGCTCGTCGATCAGGTGGCCGTCGCCATCGAACGGACGAAGTTGGCGGCCGATATGGAGCAGTCGCGCCTGCTGGCGGAAACCGAAAGCCTGCGCGCGGCGCTGCTCTCTTCCGTCAGTCACGATCTGAGAACCCCTCTCGTCTCCATCATCGGTGCGGCCACCTCGCTGATTGAGGCCGACCGTGCGCTGGGTGAAGCAGGGCGAAGGGTGATGGCCGAGACGATCCGCGACGAAGGCGAGCGGCTCAATCGTTACGTCCAGAACCTTCTCGACATGACCAGGCTCGGCTACGGTGCCCTGAAGGTGTCGCGGGAACCGGTCGACCTCAGCGAGGTGGTCGGGCGCGCGCTTCGACGACTGGAGCGGGACCTTGCGGGGCATCGCGTGGTGCGCGACCTTCCAGCATCGCTGCCCGACGTGCCGGGCGACCCGGTGCTTCTGGAACAGGTGGTCACCAACATGCTCGATAATGCCGCGAAGTACGCCCCCCCTGGATCGGAGGTGAAGGTCGCCGTGGCGGAGACAGATGACAATCTCGTGCTGTCCATCTCCGACGAAGGCCCCGGCATCCCGGCAGCCGATCGGGCGCACGTCTTCGACATGTTCTTCCGAGTGCGCGCTGGCGACGGCCAGCCCGGCGGCACGGGGCTGGGGCTGGCCATCGCCAAGGGAATCGTCGATGCTCATGGCGGCGACATCAGAGCTGAGGTCGCGAAGGCCGACGGCCATGGCACCCGCATCGTGATGACGCTTCCGAAGACCGCGCCCCGCCGGCAGACACCCGCATGA
- a CDS encoding response regulator — protein sequence MNTGRILLVEDDPGIRKFLRVALEAQGFSLEEAATGRDGVAKAATVQPDLVVLDLGLPDMDGKQVIARIREWSQVPILILSVRQSEDEKVAALDAGANDYVVKPFGISEMMARVRALLRSNRNSAATIPEIVHGELRIDLVRHEVALAGHVIKLTRKEFDLLAMLARNAGRIVTHRQLLSDVWGPAHEHDLQYLRVFIGRLRAKLGDDPTSPRFILNEPGVGYRFLD from the coding sequence ATGAACACGGGCCGTATCCTTCTGGTCGAGGATGATCCCGGCATCCGGAAGTTTCTGCGCGTGGCGCTGGAGGCGCAGGGGTTTAGCCTGGAAGAGGCCGCTACGGGGCGTGACGGAGTGGCAAAGGCGGCCACGGTCCAGCCGGATTTGGTGGTTCTCGATCTCGGCCTTCCAGACATGGACGGCAAGCAGGTAATCGCCCGGATCCGCGAATGGTCGCAGGTACCGATCCTGATCCTGTCCGTGCGCCAGTCGGAGGATGAGAAGGTCGCCGCCCTCGACGCGGGCGCCAATGATTACGTCGTGAAGCCCTTCGGCATCTCGGAGATGATGGCGCGCGTGCGGGCTCTCCTGCGATCGAACCGGAACTCTGCCGCAACCATCCCCGAAATCGTCCACGGCGAACTCCGCATCGATCTGGTCCGCCACGAGGTCGCCCTCGCCGGACACGTGATCAAGCTCACGCGCAAGGAGTTCGACCTGCTTGCCATGCTCGCACGCAACGCCGGCCGGATCGTCACCCATCGCCAGCTTCTGAGCGATGTCTGGGGCCCCGCCCACGAGCACGACCTGCAATATCTGCGCGTGTTCATCGGACGCCTCCGCGCCAAGCTCGGCGACGACCCCACCTCTCCGCGCTTCATTCTGAATGAGCCGGGAGTCGGATATCGCTTTCTGGATTGA
- a CDS encoding universal stress protein: MSKILAFIDGSIYAESVCSLSAWAASRLAMPVVIAHVLGRRMSGAFDLSGSLEVDERTALLDEYARLDEQHAKLAQAKGRALLETAKGLVSAQGLQADTRLRHGDLLEALSDLEKDAAIVVIGKRGEAADFAKLHLGSNLERVVRASTRPVLVAARKYRQIERFLIAFDGGKSANRAVDFVASSGLLKGLKATVLSVGPDTVDNRSRLEAPIRRLHEAGFEVEGVLLTGDPDDVIVSQVETQDIGLLVMGAYGHSRIRSLVIGSTTEAMVRRCKVPVLMFR, encoded by the coding sequence ATGTCAAAGATACTCGCCTTCATCGACGGGTCGATCTACGCCGAAAGCGTGTGCAGCCTCTCGGCATGGGCTGCATCCCGGCTGGCGATGCCGGTCGTGATCGCGCACGTGCTCGGCCGCCGCATGTCGGGTGCGTTCGATCTGAGCGGCAGCCTGGAAGTCGACGAGCGGACCGCGCTACTGGATGAATACGCCCGCCTCGACGAACAGCACGCCAAGTTGGCACAAGCCAAAGGCCGTGCCCTGCTGGAAACGGCCAAGGGTCTCGTCAGCGCTCAAGGTCTGCAGGCGGACACGCGCCTCCGCCATGGCGATCTGCTGGAGGCACTGTCCGACTTGGAGAAGGACGCTGCCATCGTCGTCATCGGCAAGCGCGGCGAGGCGGCCGACTTCGCCAAGCTCCATCTTGGTTCGAACCTCGAACGTGTCGTCCGGGCCTCGACCCGCCCCGTGCTGGTGGCCGCACGGAAATATCGGCAGATCGAGCGCTTCCTGATCGCCTTTGACGGCGGCAAGAGCGCCAACCGTGCTGTGGATTTCGTCGCTTCAAGCGGGCTGCTGAAAGGACTGAAGGCGACAGTGCTGTCGGTTGGCCCCGACACGGTCGACAACCGCTCCCGGCTCGAGGCTCCCATCCGTCGTCTCCACGAGGCGGGCTTTGAGGTCGAAGGGGTACTCCTGACTGGTGATCCCGACGATGTCATCGTCAGTCAGGTTGAAACGCAGGACATCGGTCTCCTGGTCATGGGCGCCTATGGCCATTCCCGCATTCGCAGTCTCGTCATCGGCTCGACGACCGAGGCCATGGTCCGCCGCTGCAAGGTGCCGGTCCTGATGTTCCGCTGA
- a CDS encoding SulP family inorganic anion transporter translates to MKSVSAYRDEWFGNIRGDLLAGLVVALALIPEAIAFSIIAGVDPKVGLYASFSIAVIIAFTGGRPGMISAATAATAVLMVTLVKDHGLQYLLATTILAGVLQIAAGLFRLGDLMRFVSRSVITGFVNALAILIFMAQLPELIGVPWLTYVMVACGLGIIYIFPRLTKAIPSPLVCIIVLTAIALWFGMDIRTVGDMGELPATLPVFLLPDVPLTFETFMIVLPYSAAVAVVGLLESLMTASIVDELTDTGSDKNRECVGQGTANIVTGFLGGMAGCAMIGQSVINVKSGGRGRLSCFAAGVFLLILCVGLGDWVSIIPMAALVAIMIMVSIGTFSWSSIRNLRDHPRRSSTVMVATVVAVVFTHNLAIGVLLGVLLSGLFFASKVAQIFRVTSIQSPDGRERSYVVEGQVFFASADDFLKAFDFKEAVEKVRIDVSRSHIWDLTGVGALDTVILKFRREGAEVEVIGMNEASATLVDKLAIHDKPGALDSLTSH, encoded by the coding sequence ATGAAGTCTGTTTCTGCCTACCGCGATGAGTGGTTCGGCAACATCCGCGGCGACCTGCTCGCGGGGCTCGTCGTGGCACTCGCCCTCATCCCCGAAGCCATCGCCTTTTCCATTATCGCCGGGGTTGACCCAAAGGTCGGCCTCTACGCCTCCTTCTCGATCGCGGTCATCATCGCCTTCACCGGCGGCCGTCCCGGCATGATCTCCGCCGCGACCGCCGCGACCGCGGTGCTGATGGTCACGCTGGTCAAGGATCACGGTCTGCAGTACCTGCTGGCGACCACGATCCTTGCCGGCGTGCTGCAGATCGCAGCAGGACTGTTCAGGCTCGGCGACCTGATGCGCTTCGTCTCCCGCTCGGTCATCACCGGCTTCGTCAATGCGCTGGCAATCCTGATCTTCATGGCGCAATTGCCGGAACTGATTGGCGTGCCCTGGCTGACCTATGTGATGGTCGCTTGCGGCCTCGGCATCATCTACATCTTTCCGCGCCTGACGAAGGCGATCCCGTCGCCGTTGGTCTGCATCATCGTGCTGACGGCGATTGCGCTCTGGTTCGGCATGGACATCCGCACCGTTGGCGACATGGGCGAACTTCCGGCGACGCTGCCGGTCTTCCTCTTGCCGGACGTGCCGCTGACTTTCGAGACCTTCATGATCGTGCTGCCGTATTCGGCAGCGGTCGCGGTGGTCGGCCTGCTCGAATCATTGATGACCGCCTCGATCGTCGATGAACTCACCGACACCGGCAGCGACAAGAACCGCGAATGCGTCGGCCAGGGCACGGCGAATATCGTCACCGGCTTTCTCGGCGGCATGGCGGGTTGTGCCATGATCGGCCAATCGGTCATCAATGTGAAGTCGGGCGGCCGGGGAAGGCTGTCCTGCTTCGCGGCTGGCGTGTTCCTGCTGATCCTATGCGTCGGCCTCGGCGATTGGGTCTCGATCATCCCGATGGCAGCCCTCGTCGCGATCATGATCATGGTCTCGATCGGCACCTTCTCCTGGTCGTCCATCCGCAACCTGCGAGACCATCCCCGCCGTTCGTCGACCGTGATGGTGGCGACCGTCGTCGCCGTCGTCTTCACCCACAACCTCGCGATCGGGGTTCTTCTCGGGGTGCTGTTGTCCGGCCTCTTTTTCGCATCGAAGGTGGCGCAGATCTTCCGCGTGACGTCGATACAATCGCCGGACGGGCGGGAGCGCTCCTATGTCGTGGAAGGCCAGGTCTTCTTCGCCTCGGCGGACGACTTCCTCAAGGCGTTCGACTTCAAGGAGGCTGTCGAAAAGGTGCGCATCGACGTCAGCCGCTCCCACATCTGGGACCTGACGGGCGTTGGCGCGCTCGACACCGTCATCCTCAAGTTCCGGCGGGAGGGTGCCGAGGTCGAGGTCATCGGCATGAACGAGGCCAGCGCGACGCTCGTCGACAAGCTCGCCATCCACGATAAGCCGGGCGCGCTCGACAGCCTGACGAGCCACTGA
- a CDS encoding OsmC family protein, translated as MKATVELRNIAGTQAALGWAGSHTLVVDRPEGRAGGMGLGFNGAQLLALTIGGCFCNDLRYVAAEMNVELGRIEIGVTVELEGDPLLATSATMTVSCETMDGSDSRQVIEKAKVSCMATNSLRRGFPISVLSRD; from the coding sequence ATGAAGGCGACGGTTGAGCTCAGGAACATCGCTGGCACCCAGGCTGCGCTCGGCTGGGCTGGGTCTCATACGCTTGTGGTCGATCGGCCTGAAGGCCGCGCCGGCGGTATGGGACTGGGCTTCAACGGCGCGCAACTCCTCGCCCTCACCATAGGCGGCTGCTTCTGCAACGATCTCCGCTATGTGGCCGCCGAGATGAATGTGGAGCTCGGCCGAATAGAAATCGGCGTCACGGTCGAGCTGGAGGGTGATCCGCTGCTGGCAACGTCCGCCACGATGACGGTCTCATGCGAGACAATGGACGGATCGGACTCCCGACAGGTAATCGAGAAGGCAAAAGTGAGCTGCATGGCGACGAACTCCCTTCGACGCGGCTTCCCCATTAGCGTTCTCAGCCGCGACTAG
- a CDS encoding BA14K family protein — protein MKIKLSIATAAVCLGVFSLQAAPVSAASSVGGLTQSSVATTAEANPVQLVASRKYNRNEHGQRYRSRHKGYDHYHDGYWYATPWWTAAAVGGAIGGAVLGGVANTVQGVGNAVTGGAAGGNHVAWCQERYRTYDPSTDTYVGRGGVKRQCESPY, from the coding sequence ATGAAAATCAAACTCTCAATCGCCACGGCAGCGGTGTGTCTCGGCGTTTTTTCCCTGCAGGCAGCCCCGGTGAGCGCGGCATCGAGTGTGGGTGGACTGACCCAGTCAAGCGTCGCGACGACGGCTGAGGCAAACCCGGTGCAGCTGGTTGCGTCCCGAAAATACAATCGGAACGAACACGGGCAACGCTACCGCAGTCGCCACAAGGGTTACGACCATTATCATGACGGCTACTGGTATGCGACGCCCTGGTGGACGGCGGCAGCCGTCGGTGGAGCCATCGGCGGCGCCGTTCTGGGTGGCGTCGCGAACACCGTGCAGGGTGTAGGGAACGCCGTCACCGGAGGTGCTGCCGGCGGCAATCACGTCGCCTGGTGTCAGGAACGCTACCGGACTTACGATCCCTCGACCGACACTTATGTTGGCCGCGGCGGCGTCAAGCGCCAATGCGAAAGCCCCTACTGA
- a CDS encoding MFS transporter, with the protein MSVLAALSVAHLLNDLVQSMIPALYPLIKASYQLDFVQIGLITLAFQVTSSLLQPILGHLTDRRPWPYAMVVGMAASLLGLLLLAFAHSYGMVLIAAALVGVGSAVFHPEATRMARHAAAGRQGLAQGVFQVGGHAGYAIGPLLAALIVVPRGQPSLAWFSGVVLLAMVLMFWTASRYATFRRRQVAEAKDTHATTHAHRLPRRRIVFAMGILMVLLLSKNAYTASFTSYYTFYLIERFGVTVQLSQIMLFLYLVVGAFGVIAGGMLGDRIGRDRVIWLSILGTLPFALMLPYADLFWTGVLSVVVSLIIASAFSSILIYAIDLVPHRVGLVGGLFYGLSFGLGGICAAALGALADRIGIVNVFWLCAWLPAIGLLTVFLPRNTHRA; encoded by the coding sequence ATGTCCGTTCTGGCAGCGCTGAGTGTGGCACATCTGCTGAACGATCTCGTCCAATCGATGATCCCGGCGCTCTACCCGCTGATCAAGGCGAGCTACCAGCTCGACTTCGTCCAGATCGGCCTGATCACATTGGCGTTCCAGGTCACCTCGTCACTGCTGCAGCCCATCCTTGGACATCTGACCGATCGCCGCCCTTGGCCCTATGCTATGGTCGTGGGCATGGCGGCATCCTTGCTCGGGTTGCTCCTCCTCGCATTCGCCCACAGCTACGGCATGGTGCTGATAGCAGCGGCACTGGTCGGCGTCGGGTCGGCCGTGTTCCATCCCGAGGCGACGCGAATGGCCCGTCACGCCGCCGCTGGACGCCAGGGGCTGGCCCAGGGCGTCTTTCAGGTCGGCGGCCATGCGGGCTATGCGATCGGCCCTCTCCTGGCGGCCCTTATCGTGGTTCCGCGCGGCCAGCCGAGCCTGGCGTGGTTCTCCGGCGTCGTTTTGCTCGCCATGGTGCTGATGTTCTGGACGGCCTCGCGCTACGCGACCTTCCGGCGCCGGCAGGTGGCCGAGGCCAAGGACACGCATGCAACCACCCATGCCCACCGGCTGCCACGCCGCCGCATCGTCTTTGCCATGGGAATTTTGATGGTGCTGCTGCTGTCGAAGAATGCCTATACGGCGAGCTTCACATCCTATTACACCTTCTATCTCATCGAGCGCTTCGGCGTCACGGTGCAGCTCTCTCAGATCATGCTGTTCCTCTACCTCGTGGTCGGCGCCTTTGGCGTGATTGCCGGTGGCATGCTCGGCGACCGGATCGGCCGCGACCGCGTGATCTGGCTGTCGATTCTCGGCACCCTGCCCTTCGCGCTGATGCTTCCCTATGCTGACCTGTTCTGGACCGGAGTGCTCAGCGTGGTCGTCAGCCTGATCATTGCGAGTGCCTTTTCCTCGATTCTGATCTATGCCATCGACCTTGTGCCCCATCGCGTCGGACTGGTCGGCGGGCTGTTCTACGGCCTGTCCTTCGGCCTGGGTGGCATTTGCGCTGCCGCACTCGGCGCGCTCGCCGATCGGATCGGCATCGTCAATGTGTTTTGGCTCTGTGCCTGGTTGCCGGCCATCGGGCTCCTGACCGTCTTTCTGCCGCGCAACACGCACCGCGCCTGA
- a CDS encoding serine hydrolase, producing MALLTLRQFTTRSASALVALGLACLFSGHSAATEASPSATPGVSIPAGQIDKAVGELDRLAAEMMQRSGVPGMAVAVVQDGKVAYAKGFGLRRVGSPEPVDADTVFQLASLSKSLAATVVAQQVGAGVISWNTPLVEHLPWFKLEDPWISTHVTIADMFSHRSGLPDHAGDDLEDLGYGRRQVLERLKLLPLEGFRDVYAYTNFGLTAAAEAVAVASGRTWEDLAAEVLYKPLGMISASSRFDDFESRPNRVQGHIKTEAGFVPNTLRQPHAQSPAGGVSGSVNDVARWMTMILQDGRFEGRQIIPKDALLPAMRAEMISDPSPTAETRPGFYGYGMNVGVSPAGRIVISHSGAFSMGAGTFYALIPSAGVGIVVLTNAAPTGAAEALGNEFNDLVQFGTITRDWYPPYAAFMKALNAPAGGLSGKEPPKDPQAAGAPGDYTGPYNNDYFGPARIEEVDGQLTLAIGPAGIRYRLRHWSGDRFAFSPASENQTAGSVAELTFTRDGAGRADAAFTIDYLNENGFGTFAR from the coding sequence TTGGCTTTGCTCACTCTGCGTCAGTTCACGACACGATCGGCTAGCGCGCTTGTCGCCCTGGGTCTCGCCTGTCTTTTCTCAGGGCATTCGGCCGCGACGGAGGCTTCGCCCTCGGCGACGCCGGGGGTATCGATCCCTGCAGGGCAGATCGACAAGGCGGTGGGAGAGCTCGACCGGCTTGCGGCTGAAATGATGCAGCGCTCCGGGGTGCCCGGAATGGCGGTGGCGGTGGTCCAGGACGGCAAGGTGGCCTATGCGAAGGGGTTCGGCCTCCGGCGCGTGGGCAGTCCGGAGCCGGTTGATGCGGACACCGTGTTCCAGCTCGCGTCACTGTCCAAATCTCTGGCGGCAACCGTGGTTGCTCAGCAGGTCGGGGCCGGGGTGATCAGTTGGAACACGCCGCTGGTCGAGCATCTGCCGTGGTTCAAGCTGGAGGATCCGTGGATAAGCACACATGTCACGATCGCTGATATGTTCTCCCATCGCTCGGGCCTGCCGGACCATGCGGGAGACGACCTGGAGGATCTGGGATATGGCCGGCGACAGGTGCTGGAGCGGCTCAAGCTTCTCCCGCTGGAGGGGTTCCGGGATGTTTACGCCTATACGAATTTCGGGCTCACGGCTGCCGCCGAGGCCGTCGCGGTGGCGTCCGGCAGGACATGGGAAGATCTCGCCGCGGAGGTGCTGTACAAGCCGCTGGGCATGATTTCGGCCAGTTCGCGTTTTGACGATTTCGAGTCACGGCCAAACCGGGTCCAAGGCCATATCAAAACCGAGGCCGGCTTCGTGCCCAATACGCTGCGCCAACCCCACGCGCAGTCTCCGGCAGGCGGGGTCAGCGGCTCGGTGAACGATGTGGCTCGGTGGATGACCATGATCCTGCAGGACGGACGCTTCGAGGGGCGGCAGATCATCCCCAAGGATGCGCTGCTGCCGGCCATGCGCGCAGAGATGATTTCCGATCCCTCACCCACGGCAGAGACGCGTCCCGGCTTTTACGGATACGGGATGAATGTGGGTGTTTCGCCAGCCGGCCGGATCGTGATCAGCCATTCCGGTGCATTCTCCATGGGGGCAGGCACCTTTTATGCGCTCATCCCCTCGGCCGGGGTCGGCATCGTCGTGCTGACGAATGCGGCGCCCACGGGTGCGGCGGAGGCCCTGGGCAACGAATTCAACGATCTGGTGCAGTTCGGCACGATCACGCGGGACTGGTATCCACCCTATGCCGCATTCATGAAGGCACTGAATGCGCCAGCCGGTGGGTTGTCGGGCAAAGAGCCGCCGAAGGATCCCCAAGCTGCAGGCGCGCCTGGAGACTATACCGGGCCCTATAACAATGATTATTTCGGGCCGGCCAGGATCGAGGAGGTGGATGGCCAGCTTACGCTCGCCATCGGGCCAGCAGGAATTCGCTATCGGCTCCGCCACTGGTCAGGAGACCGCTTTGCATTTTCGCCCGCCAGTGAAAACCAGACGGCAGGATCCGTCGCTGAACTCACCTTCACCCGAGACGGCGCCGGTCGCGCAGACGCCGCCTTCACGATCGACTATCTCAATGAAAACGGCTTTGGAACGTTTGCCCGGTAG
- a CDS encoding NAD(P)/FAD-dependent oxidoreductase — translation MNPDLPPCPDVKSLWQDTAVRRPHSSAFPADRHFDLAIIGGGFTGLSTARYAAEKGLSTVILEASRLGWGASGRNGGVVSGKFRASFRRMASRFGGHVARRMYDLGHESVDHLEQLVREPGMEASGYRNTGVLHCAHNSGSLESLRDEVEWTTSAFGGSRPRLLSRGEVERETGSGHFVGGLLEEYGGSLHPLKFLFGQAEALLTRGVSICEESPVTAMRREPASTILQCPQGVVSAGQVVFATNAYSSLLPTTAVLGRTLIPFRSAIIATEKLPADIDAALLVESRSYTETRRMMKWFRKAEGRLIYGGRGAFGHADSGAAFDALEKAMRRQFPMLAETPVTHRWSGLVALTLDSVPHVGRIDDRVTYAVGYNGTGVAMSSYIGRHLAEIVTGGAPDLALMSAERLRSIPCYPLAKPAVKAVAGWYQVLDALGR, via the coding sequence ATGAACCCCGACCTCCCGCCATGTCCCGATGTAAAGTCCCTGTGGCAGGATACGGCGGTCCGGCGTCCCCACAGCTCCGCCTTCCCCGCCGACCGGCATTTCGATCTTGCCATCATCGGCGGTGGCTTTACCGGCTTGTCCACCGCCCGCTATGCGGCGGAGAAGGGCTTGTCCACCGTCATCCTTGAGGCGAGTCGCCTCGGCTGGGGCGCAAGCGGCCGCAATGGTGGTGTCGTGTCGGGAAAGTTCCGGGCCTCCTTCCGGCGGATGGCATCGCGTTTCGGGGGGCACGTCGCCCGTCGCATGTATGATCTCGGGCACGAATCCGTCGATCATTTGGAGCAGCTCGTCCGCGAGCCAGGCATGGAGGCCTCCGGCTACAGAAACACCGGCGTGCTGCACTGTGCGCACAATTCGGGATCGCTCGAGTCGCTCAGGGACGAGGTCGAGTGGACGACGTCAGCATTTGGCGGATCGCGACCACGATTGCTCTCTCGCGGCGAAGTTGAACGAGAGACTGGCTCGGGCCATTTCGTCGGCGGACTGCTGGAGGAATATGGCGGCTCTCTGCATCCGCTCAAATTTCTGTTCGGTCAGGCCGAAGCCTTGCTCACCCGCGGCGTCTCGATCTGCGAGGAGAGCCCCGTCACGGCCATGCGGCGCGAGCCGGCCTCCACGATCCTCCAATGCCCGCAAGGCGTTGTGAGTGCCGGGCAGGTCGTCTTCGCCACCAATGCCTATTCGAGCCTCCTCCCGACGACCGCGGTCCTGGGTCGGACGCTGATCCCGTTCCGGTCGGCGATCATCGCGACGGAAAAATTACCCGCCGACATCGACGCCGCGCTCCTCGTCGAAAGCCGCAGCTACACCGAGACTCGCCGGATGATGAAGTGGTTTCGAAAGGCTGAGGGCCGGTTGATCTATGGCGGACGCGGCGCCTTCGGCCACGCGGATTCAGGCGCCGCTTTCGACGCCCTGGAAAAAGCCATGCGCCGGCAGTTTCCCATGCTCGCGGAGACCCCGGTTACTCATCGCTGGTCGGGCCTTGTAGCGTTGACATTGGACAGCGTTCCCCATGTTGGACGGATCGATGACCGCGTCACCTATGCCGTCGGATACAATGGCACGGGCGTGGCCATGTCGTCCTATATCGGCAGGCATCTTGCCGAGATCGTCACCGGTGGCGCACCAGATCTTGCCCTCATGTCGGCCGAAAGGCTCCGATCGATCCCCTGCTATCCGCTCGCTAAACCCGCCGTGAAGGCGGTGGCGGGCTGGTATCAGGTCCTCGACGCTTTAGGGCGCTGA